One uncultured Carboxylicivirga sp. genomic window, ATTGTAGGAGATAATATTTTCGCTGAAGAAGATAAACCCATTCAGGAATTGTTGGGAGAGTTACTGAAAGAGCAAGTTCGGACCATAGCCACGGCTGAAAGTTGTACTGGTGGATATATTGGTCATTTGTTAACCAGTATTCCTGGTAGTTCAGCTTATTTCAGAGGTGGGATTATTGCCTATGAAAATGAGATAAAAGAAAAGCTATTGGGGGTTCATAAAGAAGATCTCATTAAATTTGGAGCCGTTAGTCAATCGGTAGTTGAACAAATGGCTATGGGGGCTAAAATGGCTCTTGGAACAGATTATGCTATTGCCACCTCAGGAATTGCCGGACCCGATGGAGGTACTCCTGAAAAACCGGTAGGGACTGTTTGGATTGCAATTGCCGGTGATTTTGGCGTTATCAGTCAAAGATATCAGTTTGGTAAAATGCGTGACAGAAATATTCAACGATCAGCGGATACGGGGATGGTTATGTTATATCAGAAAATAAAATTTCATTAATATTTGTAATTCAATATTATATGTTATTTTATCTTAATTATAAGTTTAGGTAAAGTCGAATGGTTGGAAAAATAAAAAGCATTAAAAAATTAAAAAACAGAATATTTATAGTCAAAGTATTTGTGTAATTGTAGAAAAATGACTTATTTTGCGCTCTGTTTGAAAAATGTATCCGAAAAAAACTGTTGAGAGATGTCAAGAGTATGTCAAATAACCGGTAAATCATTCATGGTGGGAAATAATGTTTCTCACTCGAAGAGAAGAACCAAGAGAAGATTCGATATTAATCTTTTCAAGAAGAAGTTTTACTTGCCTGAGGAAGACCGTTGGGTGAGTTTGAGAGTGTCTGCAGCTGGATTGCGCATGATCAACAAGGTTGGTTTAAATGCTGCTTTGA contains:
- the rpmB gene encoding 50S ribosomal protein L28; this translates as MSRVCQITGKSFMVGNNVSHSKRRTKRRFDINLFKKKFYLPEEDRWVSLRVSAAGLRMINKVGLNAALKGAKEKGFITNY